The following coding sequences are from one Enterococcus sp. 4G2_DIV0659 window:
- a CDS encoding TIGR00266 family protein, with translation MDYKMTENTVFPLVEVDLRKEESIQLESGAMVYHNGEIHLEGKMNSNGKSGLSGAIRALGRSMSSGESFFITKASGLTDTAKVALAPSTPGAIKELQVGSEHWRLNTGAFLACDSTVSYSMKRQKLSGAIFGGTGGLFVMETSGSGSLLINSYGDIVEIHLDGTKPFVVDNQHVVAWSESLDYDIKVASGLFGFTTGEGVVNEFHGSGTIMIQTRNIEGLAGLISPFISTGS, from the coding sequence ATGGATTATAAAATGACAGAAAATACCGTTTTTCCATTGGTAGAAGTGGATTTACGAAAAGAGGAAAGTATTCAGCTGGAAAGTGGAGCGATGGTTTATCATAATGGTGAAATCCATCTTGAAGGAAAGATGAATAGTAACGGAAAATCAGGGTTAAGTGGTGCAATCCGTGCTTTAGGTCGTTCGATGTCTAGCGGAGAAAGTTTTTTTATTACTAAAGCATCTGGCTTAACAGATACGGCAAAAGTTGCGTTGGCTCCATCTACACCAGGAGCAATCAAAGAACTTCAAGTAGGAAGTGAGCATTGGCGTTTAAACACAGGCGCTTTTTTAGCCTGTGACTCGACTGTTTCTTATAGTATGAAACGTCAAAAACTTAGTGGTGCTATTTTTGGCGGAACAGGTGGATTATTTGTAATGGAAACATCCGGTTCAGGGTCGCTATTGATCAATAGTTATGGAGATATTGTAGAGATTCATTTGGATGGCACTAAACCATTTGTCGTTGATAATCAACACGTTGTGGCCTGGTCTGAATCCTTAGATTATGATATAAAAGTCGCTTCTGGACTATTTGGTTTTACAACAGGCGAAGGCGTTGTTAATGAATTTCACGGAAGCGGAACAATTATGATTCAAACAAGAAATATCGAAGGATTAGCTGGTTTAATCAGTCCTTTTATTAGTACAGGTTCATAA